A single Rhopalosiphum padi isolate XX-2018 chromosome 4, ASM2088224v1, whole genome shotgun sequence DNA region contains:
- the LOC132929065 gene encoding uncharacterized protein LOC132929065, whose translation MVNPSKMLGIFIVFYYFIRVDNVHTDYSEVVQNCINLMLHYDILFVEKNEFFSEKMITTYYQLEDTKLIPKLKDFVNSELDEPLLTYVKNFVIEGSREPALSFCERQ comes from the exons ATGGTCAACCCTAGTAAAATGTTAGggatttttattgtgttttattattttatacgagtaGATAACGTACATACTGATTATTCAGagg ttgttcAAAATTGCATTA ATTTAATGCTTcattacgatattttatttgtagagaaaaatgaatttttttctgaaaagaTGATTACAA CGTACTATCAATTGGAAGATACAAAATTGATACCTAAACTAAAAGATTTTG tcAATTCGGAACTCGACG AACCATTACTAACATATGTAAAGAATTTTGTTATAGAAGGATCACGGG aacctgCACTCAGTTTTTGTGAAAGGcaataa
- the LOC132929062 gene encoding uncharacterized protein LOC132929062 produces MSIFFISLILVWSQMSGVYVVTFFVDGKNENKSTANNVSCRSCFCEPVTSHCKEEICTDQKNINLCKNKTDQANTENQAPSSTYNLQYIGFIFKMCICMCVMYMFIIHASGDCFDSISTRRIHPSLNQMLSDDGGLPNTYSDDRSCVVPLNVSEYNNTNDPPPSYHDLQNTRTDFSSLRYSTRPPVQSSDLNHDGSYNNYNASLFLTSPVDDEPPPSYDDFMAIYRSKLTKVPDDLPPNYANDHLYTAMPVDTMESARDLRTTFIVSETDILCAQV; encoded by the exons atgagtattttttttatttcattgataCTTGTATGGAGTCAGATGTCAG GTGTTTATGTCGTCACCTTCTTTGTAGATGGCAAAAACGAAAACAAGTCAACGGCGAATAACGTCTCGTGTAGATCTTGTTTTTGTGAACCCGTGACAAGCCATTGTAAAgaa GAAATATGTAcagatcaaaaaaatattaatttatgcaaaaataaaactGATCAAGCAAATACTGAAAATCAAGCACCGTCATCAACTTATAATCTGCAATATATTggatttatattcaaaatgtgtatttgtatgtgtgtaatgtatatgtttataatacacgCATCTGGAGATTGCTTTGATTCAA TTTCTACGAGAAGAATACATCCGAGTTTAAATCAAATGCTATCAGATGACGGCGGTCTTCCCAACACTTATAGTGACGACCGAAGTTGTGTTGTGCCGTTGAACGTCTCTGAATACAATAACACCAATGATCCGCCTCCTTCGTACCACGATTTGCAAAACACTAGAACAGACTTTTCGAGTCTTCGTTACTCGACACGACCGCCGGTGCAGAGTTCCGATTTAAACCACGACGGTAGTTATAATAACTACAACGCAAGCTTGTTTTTAACGTCCCCGGTCGACGACGAGCCACCGCCGTCGTACGACGATTTCATGGCGATCTATCGTTCGAAACTCACAAAGGTTCCCGACGATTTACCGCCGAATTATGCGAACGATCATCTGTACACGGCTATGCCGGTCGACACGATGGAATCCGCGCGAGATTTGCGAACGACATTCATCGTATCCGAAACCGACATTTTATGCGCTCAAGTCTAA
- the LOC132929063 gene encoding uncharacterized protein LOC132929063, translated as MIQENNTIFLLYLLILFSFYFCCFWQACRTTNDTLISNDELNQIQMSNDRHAINSDQQHSSVLLNVLNDLEYENIYNPSYTQPRRPNNVALTSSTIIVSTPQATVVPSSSSLNYAELNTSNFASFSRAPLDDPPPSYEECMASS; from the exons ATGATACAAGAAAATAATACCATATTCCTCCTGTATTTACtaattcttttttctttttatttttgctgttTTTGGCAAGCATGCCGTACTACaa ACGATACTTTAATATCAAACGACGAgttaaatcaaattcaaatgTCTAATGACAGACACGCGATCAACAGCGACCAACAACATTCCTCAGTCCTATTAAATGTCTTAAATGACTTGGAGTATGAAAACATCTATAATCCGTCGTATACTCAACCTCGCCGGCCAAATAATGTGGCACTAACATCATCTACAATTATCGTTTCCACTCCACAAGCCACAGTCGTACCGTCGAGTTCTAGTTTAAATTACGCGGAGCTCAATACATCTAATTTCGCTTCGTTTTCAAGAGCTCCGCTCGACGATCCACCGCCTTCATACGAAGAGTGCATGGCGAGTTCATGA
- the LOC132929064 gene encoding uncharacterized protein LOC132929064, whose amino-acid sequence MFDNKLITVLYILTIIVFLCWFCLQIGSLEPDLNQIQTDNNIDNNDLQSDSVPLNTVLNDLEYENIYNLLHTPPRQPSYVARASRTNVSTSPATIVPLSSSLNYAELNTFNFASFSRSPLDDPPPSYDETTRAW is encoded by the exons ATGTTTGACAATAAGCTTATTACGGTGCTGTATATtctaacaattattgtatttttgtgttGGTTTTGTCTGCAAATAGGCAGTTTAG AACCtgatttaaatcaaattcaaacGGATAACAACATCGATAACAATGACCTACAAAGTGATTCAGTGCCATTAAATACTGTTCTAAACGATTTGGAATATGAAAACATCTATAATCTGTTGCATACACCACCTCGTCAGCCAAGTTATGTTGCACGAGCGTCTAGAACTAACGTTTCCACTTCACCAGCCACAATTGTCCCGTTGAGTTCTAGTTTAAATTACGCGGagcttaatacatttaatttcgcTTCATTTTCAAGATCTCCGCTCGACGATCCACCGCCTTCATACGACGAGACGACGAGGGCGTGGTGA